The Acinetobacter calcoaceticus sequence TGTTCAGACATCAGTCCATTCGAGACGACATAGACGCCATTGGCTAAAACTTGCGGTGCCTCACCTCGGTTACTCATATAGACAGCTTGATCAGCGTTTCCCATAAATAAGTTAAAGCCAGCAAAATTTTGTTGTTGCTGCTCTAATTGCTGTGCAAAACGAATAGGTAATAAATCAGACTCTAAAAAAGCCTGAACTAAATGCCCCCGAGAAGTCTCATAAGTTTTTTGGTCTCGCCCATCACGGAAATTGGTCAAAACAGCCCATCGGCCTTGAGATGTTACCCCCATCCAAGTACCACCGGACTGTAAGTCCTGCCCTGCAACAATTGGTGTGTTTTCCCAAGCATGCAACAACGCCGTTGGTCGATGATAGAACTCATCTCGATTTGACATAAGACACAAGGGCATATTATCCAGAACATGCCATGCTAAAGCCACAATACACATCTTTTCTTGTTCCCTATCTTTACACATTGAATGTACAACATTTTTCACATCATTCCGCTACAATCTGTCAAAACGTAAGATCAAGGAGCAGCAATGCTGACCTATCCTAATATCGATCCGGTCGCAATACATCTAGGACCTCTTCAAGTCCATTGGTATGGACTCATGTATTTATTGGCATTTTTATGTGCTTGGGGGCTTGCATCCTACCGTGCCAAACAACGTGATGGCTGGACATCAGAAATGGTTTCCGACCTAATATTCTATGGTGCCCTAGGTGTTGTTCTGGGCGGTCGTGTCGGCTATGTCTTTTTCTATGAGTTTGATAAATTCCTCGAAAACCCAATCTGGCTATTTCAAGTCTGGACAGGTGGCATGAGTTTTCACGGTGGCTTTTTAGGCGTCATGATTGCAATGTTATTTTGGTGTAAAAAATACCAAAAAACATGGTTCCAGACACTCGATTTTATTGCTCCATGTGTACCAACAGGTTTAATGTTTGGACGCTTCGGTAACTTTATTGGTGGCGAGTTATATGGTCGTGCGGTAACAAACCCGAATTACCCATTCGGTATGATCTTCCCAACCGATCCTCTACAGCTGGTTCGCCATCCATCACAAATCTATCAAGCCATTTGTGAAGGTTTAATCCTATTTATTGCCTTGTGGTGGTTTAGTTCAAAACCACGTCCACGTATGGCCGTCTCTGCTCTATTCTTAATGGGCTATGGGGTTGCCCGTTTTGTGATGGAGTTTTTCCGTCAGCCCGATGCAGACCAAGGCTTTATTCTGTTTGGCTGGATGACGAAAGGTCAGATCCTAACCGTTCCAATGTTGCTCATTGGTCTTTGGATGATGTGGTACGCCTACCAAAAGAAAATTTACGACTGGGGTCCACAAAAAAATAGTTAACATGATAAATCAGAGGAGTTTCGACTCCTCTTTTTTATGCTACAGTTTTTATTCTCCCAAAGATGAAGATATACCATGCTGGAATTCTGGTTTAACACTCAAGTCCCGACATTTAAAAAATTAGTGATTTTAATTATTACTTTGGCCATTTGTATTGCG is a genomic window containing:
- a CDS encoding NRDE family protein, which produces MCIVALAWHVLDNMPLCLMSNRDEFYHRPTALLHAWENTPIVAGQDLQSGGTWMGVTSQGRWAVLTNFRDGRDQKTYETSRGHLVQAFLESDLLPIRFAQQLEQQQQNFAGFNLFMGNADQAVYMSNRGEAPQVLANGVYVVSNGLMSEHWEKTRHLRTRFTQEFLPMIQHETEELVLQDVAWDILEDERKVTTALLPNTGIQPEMEELLSSTFIQSPVYGTRCSNFLRMTNNEWLWLEKTQQGEHSGQIVQQQIPLNR
- the lgt gene encoding prolipoprotein diacylglyceryl transferase: MLTYPNIDPVAIHLGPLQVHWYGLMYLLAFLCAWGLASYRAKQRDGWTSEMVSDLIFYGALGVVLGGRVGYVFFYEFDKFLENPIWLFQVWTGGMSFHGGFLGVMIAMLFWCKKYQKTWFQTLDFIAPCVPTGLMFGRFGNFIGGELYGRAVTNPNYPFGMIFPTDPLQLVRHPSQIYQAICEGLILFIALWWFSSKPRPRMAVSALFLMGYGVARFVMEFFRQPDADQGFILFGWMTKGQILTVPMLLIGLWMMWYAYQKKIYDWGPQKNS